A stretch of the Aspergillus puulaauensis MK2 DNA, chromosome 6, nearly complete sequence genome encodes the following:
- a CDS encoding uncharacterized protein (COG:S;~EggNog:ENOG410PGAT) codes for MPIKPFKGFARRKSSGNALEEVENPPQSSFRVFERPSTGRKSLSDGNLLSGRTGDGSHSYSPPEDDNIFAGSHGPAYRDLTGGHSFEGPTTALRMNSSNRRSTDLQTHFDSQPPPSKSPHDISVPPLSSALRAAGRTFSFGGRFSKTPAQAPQRPPSPETATTNSTTSTATPPKLLATEFQIGRMDDNFGNMFDGIGKHDAQESTQNSSSNSHPTHSNKEERSPRPPPISTDRSKEIDPSPYSWGSRHSEEGLLGAADSPQDDTSAFQSNYSDSTMIPPPLGARRKSSPMINDVHANTTSHRSLEKPKMATDKGLRRSILFSTKRDTSAIDDEDAKLVTASLTSNKRASQAHTLNSVDSEADDDVPLFGHGNTTKTTSDGIRFSPSSDQTDDNVDASIAAHARLAVEYENRPPPPPSSNKIMTPSQFEHYRQQQELKRANTDNASDSEDSAGSDFDDEDEAEKNRETERQRRKQEAHLSVYRQQMMKVTGQQSPSPSLRPEDRANSSTPNLTNFPVHPATQAGSGKSSEEEDDEEIPLGILAAHGFPSRNRPPSRLMSSNSMQNLRASYHQPHLGSAGSEVGGGNRVGLPPFARNLPRDPYYGAGLVTPSNRESLALGGGGSVYGGPSAAAGSSSALPPGGLVGVIATEERARAMRRGSPNTQAMYEQQPGLPGPMGNPGGIPRPHTMLGMNIANAPNLQPSATEQAQIQLSQQMSSMMQMQMQWMQQMLQMQGGQAPPQQLASPNFPIPFTPEADGGRPSSMPAAGGAFNNAPSGYGGNQRTLSMLDPNVSSRLNSPAGPFVSGGIRPGTPGGAGYAPSLAPSERSNVGLAPRYRPVSTLPAEAESTSFLPPSKPWNDENRRATYLAPSANTTPSSSTIRPVSSYSRTLTAPSKLNSNAQPDEEDDDEGWAEMMKKREKKRSNWKVKKETSSFGEDLLSAVH; via the exons ATGCCGATCAAGCCGTTCAAAGGTTTCGCTCGGCGGAAATCGTCAGGAAACGCTCTCGAGGAGGTGGAAAACCCCCCTCAGTCGTCATTTCGAGTCTTTGAGCGTCCTTCTACTGGAAGGAAATCCCTCAGCGATGGTAATCTCTTAAGCGGCAGGACCGGGGATGGATCCCATTCATATTCTCCACCGGAAGACGACAACATTTTTGCTGGGTCTCATGGCCCTGCGTATAGAGACCT TACTGGAGGTCACTCGTTTGAGggcccaacaacagcactTCGTATGAACTCATCAAATCGTCGCTCTACCGACCTACAGACCCATTTTGATTCCCAACCCCCGCCATCCAAAAGCCCTCACGATATTTCCGTGCCGCCTCTCTCAAGTGCACTGCGTGCAGCTGGTCGAACGTTCTCTTTTGGTGGAAGATTCTCGAAAACACCTGCACAAGCTCCACAACGACCACCATCGCCGGAGACAGCAACCACGAATAGCACAACGAGCACAGCAACGCCACCAAAACTTTTGGCTACCGAGTTCCAAATTGGCCGAATGGACGACAATTTTGGGAATATGTTTGACGGTATTGGCAAACATGATGCGCAGGAATCGACACAGAACTCC AGCTCCAATTCTCATCCCACGCACTCGAATAAAGAGGAAAGGTCACCGCGACCCCCGCCCATAAGCACGGATCGCTCGAAGGAGATTGATCCTTCCCCCTACTCATGGGGTAGCCGGCACTCGGAGGAGGGTCTTTTAGGCGCTGCCGACTCACCGCAGGATGATACCTCTGCATTCCAATCCAACTACTCGGACTCGACTATGATCCCACCTCCCCTGGGGGCGCGAAGAAAGTCGTCGCCGATGATCAACGACGTGCATGCCAATACCACATCCCATCGTTCTTTAGAGAAGCCAAAAATGGCGACTGATAAAGGTTTGCGGAGGAGCATCTTGTTTTCTACCAAACGGGATACGAGTGCTattgacgacgaagatgccAAGCTGGTTACGGCATCGCTCACCTCGAATAAGAGAGCCTCCCAGGCTCATACTTTGAACTCGGTGGACTCTGAAgcagatgatgatgttcctTTGTTCGGTCACGGGAATACAACCAAGACCACGTCTGATGGAATCAGATTTTCACCCAGCTCTGACCAAACCGACGACAATGTTGATGCATCAATTGCAGCTCATGCACGGCTAGCCGTGGAATACGAAAATAGACCTCCACCGCCTCCGTCATCTAATAAGATCATGACACCGTCCCAATTTGAACACTatcggcagcagcaggaactgAAGAGAGCAAACACTGACAATGCGTCCGACAGCGAAGACTCTGCAGGAAGTGAttttgacgacgaggatgaagcagaGAAAAATCGTGAGACTGAGAGGCAACGTCGAAAACAGGAGGCTCACCTATCTGTATATCGGCAACAAATGATGAAGGTAACCGGACAGCagtctccctctccctcccttcgCCCAGAAGATCgagccaacagcagcacgCCGAACTTGACGAATTTTCCGGTCCACCCGGCTACCCAAGCTGGGAGTGGGAAAAGtagtgaggaggaggatgatgaagagattCCACTCGGCATATTGGCGGCCCACGGATTTCCCAGCCGAAATCGTCCACCAAGCCGATTGATGTCATCTAACTCCATGCAGAATTTACGTGCGTCATATCATCAGCCACACCTAGGGTCTGCAGGCTCGGAGGTCGGAGGTGGTAATCGAGTCGGTTTGCCTCCTTTCGCCAGAAACCTTCCAAGGGATCCCTATTATGGCGCTGGTCTAGTCACACCATCAAACAGGGAATCTCTAGCTCTAGGAGGAGGGGGCTCGGTGTATGGGGGCCCGTCTGCCGCCGCAGGCTCCTCTTCTGCCCTACCTCCAGGTGGATTGGTTGGCGTCATCGCCACCGAAGAGCGAGCCAGAGCGATGAGGCGCGGAAGTCCGAACACTCAAGCAATGTATGAACAACAGCCCGGCCTTCCGGGGCCAATGGGGAACCCAGGTGGCATTCCCAGACCTCATACGATGCTTGGTATGAACATAGCCAACGCACCTAATCTCCAGCCATCCGCGACGGAGCAGGCTCAGATTCAGTTGTCCCAACAGATGAGTAGcatgatgcagatgcagatgcagtggatgcagcagatgcTTCAAATGCAGGGAGGGCAGGCCCCTCCCCAACAGCTCGCATCCCCTAATTTCCCGATTCCCTTCACCCCGGAAGCAGACGGTGGGAGACCGTCCTCGATGCCAGCAGCCGGTGGGGCATTTAATAATGCGCCTTCGGGCTATGGAGGGAATCAAAGGACCTTGAGCATGCTCGACCCAAATGTCTCCTCGAGGTTAAATAGTCCGGCTGGTCCATTTGTCTCTGGGGGTATTAGACCAGGCACTCCGGGTGGGGCTGGGTATGCTCCGTCGCTTGCGCCATCGGAGCGCAGCAATGTCGGATTAGCACCCCGATACAGGCCGGTTTCTACGCTGCCAGCCGAAGCTGAGTCAACTAGCTTCCTCCCTCCGTCCAAGCCATGGAACGATGAAAACCGCAGAGCCACTTACCTAGCCCCTTCTGCGAATACAACCCCGTCGAGCTCAACTATACGTCCGGTATCCAGCTACAGCAGGACGCTCACGGCCCCCTCTAAGCTCAATAGCAACGCTCAacctgatgaagaagacgatgacgaggggTGGGCGGAAATGATGAAGAAACGAGAGAAGAAACGAAGCAACTGGAAAGTAAAAAAGGAGACGTCGAGCTTTGGAGAAGATTTATTGAGTGCGGTACATTAA
- the RPB11 gene encoding DNA-directed RNA polymerase II core subunit RPB11 (BUSCO:EOG0926591L;~COG:K;~EggNog:ENOG410PQZG;~InterPro:IPR036603,IPR037685,IPR009025,IPR008193;~PFAM:PF01193,PF13656;~go_component: GO:0005665 - RNA polymerase II, core complex [Evidence IEA];~go_function: GO:0001055 - RNA polymerase II activity [Evidence IEA];~go_function: GO:0003677 - DNA binding [Evidence IEA];~go_function: GO:0003899 - DNA-directed 5'-3' RNA polymerase activity [Evidence IEA];~go_function: GO:0046983 - protein dimerization activity [Evidence IEA];~go_process: GO:0006351 - transcription, DNA-templated [Evidence IEA];~go_process: GO:0006366 - transcription by RNA polymerase II [Evidence IEA]), with protein sequence MNAPDRYESFVLGNGESKVEMEIDTRIPSSAIFTFNKEDHTLGNLIRSRLLQSSHVLFAAYKVPHPLVPNFILRVQTDGEIAPKEAVITACNELVRDLGILSREFTKEYELRKMVGATQPQQNGAPDGI encoded by the exons ATGAACGCGCCTGATAG ATACGAGTCGTTCGTCCTTGGGAATGGCGAAAGCAAAGTCGAAATGGAAATTGATACCC GGATCCCTTCATCAGCAATCTTTACCTTCAACAAAGAAGACCACACACTTGGAAACTTGATCCGTTCTCGTCTCCTCCAGAGCTCCCATGTTCTATTCGCCGCATACAAG GTTCCCCATCCGCTTGTTCCCAACTTTATTCTCCGTGTTCAAACAGATGGCGAAATCGCCCCGAAAGAGGCTGTCATCACCGCATGCAACGAGCTAGTGCGTGACCTCGGCATCTTATCCCGGGAGTTTACCAAAGAATACGAGTTACGCAAGATGGTTGGAGCTACACAACCGCAGCAAAATGGTGCTCCGGACGGAATATAG
- a CDS encoding nitronate monooxygenase (COG:C;~EggNog:ENOG410PN2Y;~InterPro:IPR013785,IPR004136;~PFAM:PF03060;~go_function: GO:0003824 - catalytic activity [Evidence IEA];~go_function: GO:0018580 - nitronate monooxygenase activity [Evidence IEA];~go_process: GO:0055114 - oxidation-reduction process [Evidence IEA]) produces the protein MPPNSALQLAYPWTRTPLVASAPMLNIASAALAVAVSTAGGLGFLAGGFDVSTLGSNLEEAAQLIKKSDSTIQRRYASTGILPIGVGFLNWGADLPKSIAAIKEHRPCAAWLFGPKTTPDDLHPWVEEVRAVTDRKTKIWVQVGSVAEAVAIAEALDPDVLVVQGSDAGGHGLARSASIITLVPEVQDALAVRKLKQEIPLVAAGGIVDGRGVAASLALGASGVAMGTRFLACSEAQIARGYQAEVLRASDGGVCTVRSTVYDRVRGILSWPGRYDGRGVINKSYVDAVEGGMSDEENRVLYQKELKKGDSGWGPNARLTTYAGTGVGLVREALPAANIVADVVEEAQNTLQHLRL, from the coding sequence ATGCCCCCAAACTCAGCTCTACAACTGGCCTACCCATGGACTAGGACGCCTCTAGTGGCGTCAGCCCCAATGCTAAACATCGCCTCTGCGGCGCTTGCCGTCGCAGTCTCCACGGCAGGTGGACTGGGGTTCCTGGCCGGTGGCTTCGACGTATCAACCCTAGGGAGCAATCTTGAAGAAGCGGCCCAGCTCATCAAAAAATCCGACTCCACAATCCAACGACGTTATGCTAGCACCGGCATCCTCCCGATCGGAGTCGGCTTCCTGAACTGGGGCGCCGACCTGCCTAAGTCTATCGCCGCGATTAAGGAGCACCGACCATGTGCTGCCTGGCTTTTCGGCCCTAAAACTACGCCTGATGACCTCCATCCCTGGGTCGAAGAGGTGCGCGCCGTGACCGATCGCAAGACCAAGATCTGGGTCCAGGTGGGTTCTGTAGCCGAGGCGGTCGCCATCGCAGAAGCTTTGGATCCCGATGTCTTGGTTGTGCAGGGGTCGGATGCAGGTGGCCATGGACTGGCCCGGTCGGCATCTATAATAACTCTTGTACCGGAGGTGCAGGATGCGCTCGCCGTGCGAAAACTCAAACAAGAGATACCTCTTGTTGCGGCTGGAGGTATAGTTGACGGGCGGGGAGTGGCTGCATCCCTTGCCCTTGGGGCTTCAGGCGTGGCCATGGGGACTAGGTTCTTGGCCTGCTCTGAGGCGCAGATCGCACGAGGATATCAGGCCGAGGTCCTCCGGGCATCTGATGGGGGTGTGTGTACCGTTCGCTCGACGGTATATGATCGAGTCAGAGGAATCTTGAGTTGGCCCGGGCGATATGATGGGCGCGGGGTGATCAACAAAAGTTatgttgatgctgtagaGGGAGGTATGAGTGATGAGGAGAATAGAGTACTCTATCAGAAAGAGTTGAAAAAGGGTGACTCGGGATGGGGTCCGAATGCTAGACTAACAACATACGCTGGTACTGGAGTTGGGCTTGTACGCGAAGCACTCCCCGCCGCCAACATTGTAGCAGATGTGGTCGAAGAGGCACAGAATACGCTGCAACATCTTAGACTATAG